The Nicotiana tabacum cultivar K326 chromosome 1, ASM71507v2, whole genome shotgun sequence genome segment GATATACGTGCTTTGGGTACCAATTTGTCATTAGCTTGCATCTCATTTATCACTCTTAAAAGAATGATATTTatagagctacctggatcaatcaaaacttgtTCGACATTattatcatgtacaagtaaagatattaccagtgcatcattgtgtgggATCAACACGCCATTTGCATCTACATCATCAAATGTTATATTGTCTTCTTCCAAAGCTTGGCGAACTCGCTTTCTGTGGGTAACTGTGACTTTCGACACCTTTTTTGCAGCTGTATATGTCACACTGTTGACCTCATCTCCTCCGCTTATCATGTTAACCGTT includes the following:
- the LOC107763639 gene encoding uncharacterized protein LOC107763639, with protein sequence MKNRQEPPKPPSLKITVNMISGGDEVNSVTYTAAKKVSKVTVTHRKRVRQALEEDNITFDDVDANGVLIPHNDALVISLLVHDNNVEQVLIDPGSSINIILLRVINEMQANDKLVPKARISGFDYSSIVIKGEIVLTTFAEGVIKFPSQWGIRQICGDKHASRSINSVADSSIKMTL